In Fimbriimonadales bacterium, the following are encoded in one genomic region:
- a CDS encoding DUF420 domain-containing protein: protein MRLEDLPTLNAILNTTSAILLITGYFFIRNNRVALHHFCMISAFIASTLFLVSYLTYHFQVGTTRFAGEGFVRTIYFLILGTHTILAILVAPMALITLSKALRGRFPLHKKIARWTLPIWLYVSVTGVIVYLMLYHFYPSR, encoded by the coding sequence GTGAGGCTGGAAGATTTACCTACTCTCAATGCGATTCTCAACACCACGAGTGCAATTCTCCTTATAACGGGATATTTCTTCATTCGAAATAATAGGGTCGCTCTTCACCACTTCTGCATGATAAGTGCTTTTATCGCCTCCACTCTCTTCCTCGTGAGTTATTTGACCTATCACTTTCAGGTTGGAACGACCCGATTCGCAGGGGAGGGGTTCGTCAGAACAATTTATTTCCTGATTTTAGGGACCCATACCATTTTAGCCATCCTCGTGGCTCCGATGGCTTTGATAACCTTATCTAAGGCATTGCGAGGGAGGTTCCCCCTTCATAAGAAAATAGCCCGCTGGACCTTACCGATTTGGCTTTACGTCTCAGTGACAGGGGTGATCGTTTATCTGATGCTTTACCATTTTTATCCCTCACGATGA
- a CDS encoding SCO family protein gives MKSLFSSLLFALCLSISFSQAPPPSIAEKRDTTEKQQTMTSGVTIEQHLDEQLPLDTVFFDENGKEVPLATFFGERPVILGLVYYRCPALCNRIITGIIESLKVVSFDAGKEFDVVLISIDPTESPELAAETKQSILKRYDRPQSENGWHLLVGSQESILSVADTVGFRYKYDPVRKQYVHAAGIFVITPQGKISQYFYGIEYPPRDLRLALVQSAENKIGTLVDQVLLYCMVYDPATGKYGLAILRLVQLAGLVTVIALGIFIYRMFRQEPKEVIEEIVGEEPFTEKKER, from the coding sequence ATGAAAAGTTTATTTTCCTCGCTGCTGTTTGCACTGTGTCTTTCGATTAGTTTCTCGCAAGCCCCCCCTCCGTCTATCGCCGAGAAAAGAGATACGACCGAAAAACAGCAAACTATGACGAGCGGAGTGACCATCGAACAGCACCTGGACGAACAACTTCCGTTGGACACTGTATTTTTCGATGAGAACGGAAAGGAAGTTCCGCTTGCAACGTTTTTCGGCGAACGCCCCGTGATTTTGGGACTTGTTTATTATCGATGCCCAGCACTTTGTAATAGGATCATTACAGGCATCATCGAATCTCTTAAAGTCGTATCTTTTGATGCGGGAAAAGAATTCGATGTAGTTTTGATTAGCATAGACCCGACGGAATCCCCCGAACTCGCAGCGGAAACAAAACAAAGCATTCTCAAAAGATACGATCGCCCCCAATCGGAGAACGGATGGCATTTGCTCGTAGGTAGCCAAGAATCTATTCTAAGTGTCGCCGATACGGTCGGTTTTCGATATAAATACGACCCAGTACGCAAACAATATGTTCATGCAGCTGGCATTTTCGTGATTACACCTCAGGGGAAAATCTCGCAATATTTTTATGGCATCGAATATCCTCCGAGAGATTTGCGTTTAGCGCTCGTTCAAAGCGCAGAAAATAAAATCGGAACCTTAGTAGACCAAGTCCTGCTTTATTGTATGGTGTATGACCCTGCCACCGGAAAATACGGTTTGGCGATATTAAGACTCGTGCAACTCGCAGGGCTCGTTACGGTTATTGCGTTAGGAATTTTTATCTATCGAATGTTCCGACAAGAACCCAAAGAAGTTATAGAAGAGATTGTCGGTGAAGAACCGTTTACGGAGAAGAAAGAAAGATGA
- a CDS encoding TAT-variant-translocated molybdopterin oxidoreductase, protein MSEQKFLKDEENNQALDINDLRERLSQKNGKAYWRGLEEIAETPEFKEYYEREFARGTAPWNAEIDRRSFLKVMAASLAMAGLGACRPQLAEKIIPYVKAPEEIVPGKPLYYATAVTFGGYATGVLAECYEGRPTKIEGNPDHPASLGATDAFTQATLLGLYDPDRSQAIVNDGRIVSWDEFLQAIRLEMQRQQVIRGRTLRILTETVTSPTLANQIRTLLRQYPEAKWHCYEPVNRDNVRLGAKQAFGKVVDAVYRFDRADVVLSLDSDFLFCGPGTVRYTGDFTDKRRVRSEQKKMNRLYVVESTPTLTGAMADHRLSMKGGDIRDFAMALARRLGVNLVGGDESSFGEKERKWIEALAKDLENNRGRSIVIVGDNQPSHVHALAHAINDVLGNNGSTVEFIEPAEANPVNHMESLQELVSDMKNDLVEVLIILGGNPVYSAPVDLEFSKHLESVRLPIHVSVYEDETSEKCKWHIPLTHEFEAWSDARAYDGSISIIQPLIQPLFSGRSAHEVLSALLDEKPRNSLDIVREYWEKQTPTAKEDFEKTWRRWLHDGIIPETKSPIQKVSLVSNWQKAFETLPIKEKKGFEIQFRPDSTIWDGRFANNPWLQELPKPITKITWDNVLFMSPKTAEKLGIKYHPSGWGQGTIVPLVELRYRGRSLKNIPVWIMPGQPEDTLTVSLGYGRTRGGRVAAKVGFDTYKLRTTTAPWIDEGAEVIPTSLRYPIATTQYHYSIEGRHLVRPGTLEEFIQNPAFAKEVDEHVEDVSLYPEREYKDYAWGMVIDTTVCTGCNACVIACQSENNIPSVGKTEVLRGREMHWIRIDRYYEGKDLDEPQFIYNQPVPCMHCERAPCEVVCPVAATVHSGEGLNEQIYNRCVGTRYCSNNCPYKVRRFNFKQYTDNHTPILKLMQNPNVSVRGRGVMEKCTYCVQRINAARKTAKKENRRIQDGEVVTACQQACPAGAIIFGDINDSKSRIARLKKEPHNYSMLRELNTIPRTTYLAKLRNPNPELEEA, encoded by the coding sequence ATGTCTGAGCAAAAGTTTCTAAAAGACGAAGAAAATAATCAGGCATTGGATATCAATGATTTAAGGGAACGGCTTTCTCAGAAAAACGGTAAAGCGTATTGGAGAGGTTTAGAGGAAATTGCAGAAACCCCGGAGTTTAAAGAGTATTACGAAAGGGAGTTTGCGCGAGGAACAGCGCCATGGAATGCAGAAATAGACCGTCGCAGTTTTTTGAAAGTGATGGCAGCATCGCTTGCTATGGCTGGGTTAGGAGCATGCCGTCCTCAATTAGCGGAAAAAATAATTCCCTATGTAAAAGCTCCTGAAGAAATCGTTCCCGGAAAACCTTTGTATTACGCAACTGCCGTAACCTTCGGCGGTTATGCAACTGGCGTTTTGGCTGAATGTTACGAAGGGCGACCTACGAAAATCGAAGGTAATCCCGACCATCCCGCGAGTTTAGGAGCGACAGATGCATTTACGCAAGCGACATTGTTAGGACTATACGACCCCGATCGGTCGCAAGCCATCGTGAACGACGGAAGAATCGTCTCTTGGGATGAATTCTTGCAGGCGATTCGATTAGAAATGCAGCGTCAACAAGTAATTCGAGGAAGAACGCTGCGAATTCTAACGGAAACTGTAACCTCACCGACTTTGGCGAATCAGATACGCACGTTGCTTCGACAATATCCCGAGGCGAAATGGCATTGCTATGAGCCGGTCAACCGTGACAATGTGCGATTAGGAGCGAAACAAGCATTCGGAAAAGTCGTAGATGCGGTTTATCGTTTCGATAGAGCGGACGTCGTGCTTTCTTTGGACTCGGATTTCTTGTTCTGCGGACCAGGAACCGTTCGTTACACGGGAGATTTCACCGATAAAAGACGTGTCCGCTCCGAGCAAAAGAAAATGAATCGTTTGTACGTCGTCGAGAGTACGCCGACGCTGACGGGAGCGATGGCAGATCATCGTTTGAGCATGAAGGGGGGGGATATTCGAGATTTTGCGATGGCGCTCGCTCGAAGATTAGGCGTGAATCTCGTAGGGGGGGACGAATCCTCTTTCGGCGAAAAAGAACGAAAATGGATTGAGGCATTAGCGAAAGATTTAGAAAACAACCGTGGAAGGAGCATCGTCATCGTTGGAGACAACCAACCATCTCACGTGCATGCTTTGGCACACGCGATAAACGATGTTTTAGGAAACAACGGCAGCACAGTGGAATTCATAGAGCCTGCCGAAGCGAATCCCGTCAATCACATGGAATCGCTGCAAGAACTCGTCAGCGATATGAAGAACGACCTTGTAGAGGTCTTAATAATCTTAGGCGGAAATCCCGTTTACTCGGCTCCGGTAGATTTGGAATTTTCGAAACATTTAGAGAGTGTTCGCTTGCCGATTCATGTGAGCGTCTACGAGGACGAAACATCGGAAAAGTGCAAATGGCATATTCCTCTCACACACGAATTCGAAGCATGGAGCGACGCGCGTGCGTACGATGGCTCGATTTCGATTATTCAACCTTTGATTCAGCCGCTTTTTTCTGGGCGCTCCGCTCATGAAGTGCTTTCTGCGTTGTTGGACGAAAAGCCACGGAATTCGCTGGATATCGTTCGAGAATATTGGGAAAAACAAACGCCAACAGCGAAAGAAGATTTCGAGAAGACCTGGCGGAGGTGGCTGCACGATGGAATCATTCCAGAAACGAAATCTCCTATACAAAAGGTGTCGTTAGTATCGAATTGGCAGAAAGCGTTCGAAACTCTCCCCATAAAGGAGAAAAAGGGATTCGAGATTCAATTTCGACCTGATTCTACGATTTGGGACGGAAGATTTGCGAATAACCCATGGCTCCAAGAACTTCCTAAGCCGATTACGAAAATCACATGGGACAATGTGCTGTTTATGAGCCCGAAAACCGCAGAGAAATTAGGGATCAAATATCATCCCAGCGGGTGGGGGCAAGGGACAATTGTGCCGTTAGTCGAGTTGCGTTATCGTGGACGGAGTTTGAAAAACATTCCCGTTTGGATTATGCCGGGACAGCCGGAAGACACTCTAACGGTAAGTTTGGGATATGGAAGAACAAGGGGGGGGAGAGTCGCTGCGAAAGTAGGGTTCGATACCTACAAACTCCGAACCACAACAGCACCATGGATAGATGAGGGGGCAGAAGTCATCCCCACGTCATTGCGGTATCCCATAGCGACCACGCAATACCATTACTCTATCGAAGGTAGACACCTGGTGCGTCCGGGAACTCTCGAAGAATTTATCCAAAACCCCGCGTTTGCGAAAGAAGTTGACGAACATGTAGAAGATGTCTCCCTTTATCCGGAAAGGGAATATAAAGATTATGCGTGGGGGATGGTGATCGATACGACGGTATGCACGGGATGCAATGCGTGCGTCATCGCTTGTCAATCCGAAAACAACATTCCTTCGGTCGGAAAAACGGAAGTTTTACGAGGACGAGAAATGCATTGGATTCGTATTGACCGTTATTACGAAGGAAAAGACCTCGATGAACCTCAGTTTATCTACAACCAACCCGTACCGTGCATGCATTGCGAGCGAGCACCTTGCGAAGTCGTTTGCCCTGTCGCTGCCACCGTGCATAGCGGTGAAGGTTTGAACGAGCAAATATACAACCGATGTGTGGGAACTCGGTATTGCTCGAACAACTGTCCCTACAAAGTGCGGCGATTCAACTTCAAACAATATACGGACAATCACACGCCGATTTTGAAACTGATGCAAAACCCGAACGTAAGCGTACGCGGTCGTGGTGTGATGGAGAAATGCACCTACTGCGTGCAAAGAATCAATGCGGCTCGAAAAACAGCGAAGAAGGAGAATAGAAGAATCCAGGACGGCGAGGTCGTGACAGCTTGTCAACAAGCATGTCCCGCAGGAGCGATTATTTTCGGTGATATTAACGATTCGAAGAGTCGAATAGCAAGACTGAAGAAAGAACCACATAATTACAGCATGTTGAGGGAATTGAACACAATTCCGAGAACGACTTACTTAGCAAAACTTAGAAATCCGAACCCCGAACTCGAAGAAGCATAA
- the nrfD gene encoding NrfD/PsrC family molybdoenzyme membrane anchor subunit, with the protein MKTETLKHKTQEEVLIEGEHNYATLTDKISDIVLEQKPPRQWFIVFGFAFFGLTCLMVAAGWLFIIGVGIWGVNIPVGWGFAIINFVWWIGIGHAGTLISAILLLMRQRWRNSINRLAETMTLFAVMCAGMFPILHLGRPWIFYWLIPYPNALGVWPQFRSPLVWDVFAVTTYLTVSLLFWYVGLIPDLATLRDKAKSKLGQVLSGIFALGWRGAASHWHRYESAYLLLAGLSTPLVVSVHSVVSLDFAVSIIPGWHTTIFPPYFVAGAIYSGFAMVLTLVIPIRKWWHLEDLVTMRHLEWMARIMLATGLIVFYGYLVEAFYGFYSGNPYEWFMIKNRALGPYSNIYWALILCNGIMPQFLWIKSVRNSIAWLFFLSLVVNTGMWLERFVIVITSLHRDYMPSSWGMYTPTIWDWLTWIGTFGFFLTGMVLFVRFLPTIPIAEIKHLFHSMKHEKPKEVEVKV; encoded by the coding sequence ATGAAAACAGAAACCTTAAAACATAAGACGCAAGAAGAGGTGCTCATCGAAGGCGAGCATAACTACGCTACGCTAACGGATAAAATCAGCGATATCGTCTTAGAACAGAAGCCCCCCCGTCAGTGGTTTATTGTATTCGGCTTCGCGTTTTTCGGGCTTACTTGTTTGATGGTAGCCGCGGGTTGGCTATTTATCATTGGCGTCGGAATTTGGGGGGTGAATATCCCGGTGGGATGGGGCTTCGCCATCATCAACTTCGTTTGGTGGATCGGAATCGGACACGCAGGAACACTAATTTCTGCGATTTTGCTTTTGATGCGACAAAGATGGCGAAATTCGATAAACCGCCTCGCGGAGACGATGACGCTTTTCGCCGTGATGTGCGCGGGCATGTTTCCTATATTGCATTTGGGTCGCCCATGGATTTTCTATTGGCTCATCCCGTATCCGAATGCGTTAGGAGTTTGGCCCCAATTCCGAAGCCCACTCGTTTGGGACGTCTTTGCGGTTACGACATATTTGACCGTTTCACTATTGTTTTGGTACGTAGGATTGATTCCGGATTTAGCCACTTTGCGCGATAAGGCGAAATCGAAATTGGGTCAAGTTCTTTCCGGCATCTTCGCGCTGGGTTGGAGAGGAGCAGCATCGCATTGGCATCGTTACGAATCGGCTTATCTGCTTTTGGCAGGTCTCTCCACACCTCTTGTCGTTTCAGTGCACTCCGTCGTTAGTTTAGACTTCGCCGTTTCCATCATCCCTGGTTGGCATACGACGATTTTCCCGCCCTATTTCGTTGCTGGAGCCATTTATTCCGGTTTCGCAATGGTTCTTACTCTCGTGATTCCGATTCGCAAATGGTGGCATTTAGAGGATTTGGTTACGATGCGGCATCTGGAATGGATGGCAAGAATCATGCTCGCAACGGGATTGATTGTTTTCTATGGTTACCTCGTGGAAGCGTTTTACGGTTTTTACAGTGGCAACCCTTACGAGTGGTTTATGATTAAAAATCGAGCCTTAGGACCTTATTCCAATATTTATTGGGCTCTGATCCTTTGCAACGGGATTATGCCCCAGTTTTTATGGATTAAATCCGTACGCAATAGCATCGCTTGGCTTTTCTTCTTGAGTTTGGTTGTCAACACCGGTATGTGGCTGGAGCGTTTCGTAATCGTTATCACGAGTTTGCACCGAGATTACATGCCTTCTTCTTGGGGAATGTACACACCGACGATTTGGGATTGGCTCACCTGGATTGGTACGTTCGGATTCTTCTTGACAGGAATGGTACTTTTCGTAAGGTTCTTACCGACGATTCCCATTGCAGAAATCAAACATCTTTTCCATTCGATGAAACACGAGAAGCCGAAAGAAGTGGAGGTGAAAGTGTAA
- a CDS encoding DUF3341 domain-containing protein, whose protein sequence is MRKDPTRPPHYGMIAQFSEAEDLMNAAKKAREFGYEKVEAYTPYALEGLVDVLNNRDDRVPWVVFWCGIIGAALGFLMQCWISIVDFPMNVGGRPNFSWPSFIPITFECGILSAAFGAVIGMLVMNGLPLPHHPLFAAPNFESATRDKFFLCIESSDSKYDRNETRRFLEGLGAETVSEVNW, encoded by the coding sequence ATGCGAAAAGACCCGACGCGACCCCCCCATTACGGCATGATTGCGCAGTTTTCCGAAGCGGAAGATTTGATGAATGCCGCGAAGAAAGCGCGAGAATTCGGATACGAAAAAGTAGAAGCCTACACCCCTTATGCTCTCGAGGGATTGGTCGATGTTTTGAACAATCGAGATGACCGAGTTCCTTGGGTCGTTTTTTGGTGTGGCATCATCGGTGCCGCTTTGGGATTTCTCATGCAGTGTTGGATCTCCATTGTGGACTTTCCCATGAACGTAGGAGGCAGACCGAATTTTAGTTGGCCATCCTTCATTCCGATTACCTTCGAATGCGGAATTCTTTCCGCTGCCTTCGGTGCCGTCATCGGGATGCTCGTGATGAATGGTCTTCCGCTTCCTCATCATCCGTTATTCGCTGCGCCGAATTTCGAATCGGCTACGCGAGATAAGTTTTTCCTTTGCATCGAATCCTCCGATTCGAAATATGACCGCAACGAAACCAGAAGATTTTTAGAAGGGTTAGGGGCGGAAACCGTTTCGGAGGTGAATTGGTGA
- a CDS encoding cytochrome c3 family protein — protein MPQIFPESANVLAKASLPGAGLLLIAVILVGANITPYTHDLNVALDQPAPFSHMHHVDQLGIDCRYCHTTVEESPFAGIPATETCYTCHSQIWTNSPLLQVVRDSYATGQPMEWNRVNIVPDFVFFDHSIHIKKGISCVSCHGNIDKMNLTAKQNAFQMLFCLDCHRNPEKNLRPLSEVFNMKYQPPPNHEALAKELMEKYGIEKTGLTDCWVCHR, from the coding sequence GTGCCTCAGATTTTTCCTGAAAGCGCCAATGTCCTCGCGAAGGCGAGTTTGCCAGGGGCAGGGCTTCTTTTGATAGCGGTCATTTTAGTAGGGGCTAACATAACCCCTTACACTCATGATTTGAACGTTGCCCTCGACCAGCCTGCTCCTTTCAGCCATATGCACCATGTAGACCAATTGGGCATTGACTGCCGCTATTGCCACACGACCGTCGAAGAGTCTCCTTTTGCCGGTATCCCCGCCACAGAGACATGCTATACATGCCACTCCCAGATTTGGACGAACAGCCCATTGCTCCAAGTCGTGAGAGACAGTTACGCAACGGGACAGCCGATGGAATGGAATCGAGTGAACATCGTCCCGGATTTCGTTTTCTTCGACCATAGCATTCACATCAAAAAAGGAATTAGTTGTGTTTCTTGTCATGGAAACATTGACAAGATGAATTTAACCGCTAAACAAAATGCATTTCAGATGTTATTTTGTTTAGATTGCCATCGAAATCCAGAAAAAAATCTTCGTCCTTTGAGCGAAGTGTTCAACATGAAATATCAACCCCCTCCGAATCATGAAGCACTCGCTAAGGAATTGATGGAGAAATACGGCATAGAAAAAACTGGTTTGACGGATTGTTGGGTGTGTCACCGATGA
- a CDS encoding cytochrome c, which yields MKRIYVYCLNVSLGFLVISLGACQRNDMWEQPKIKTLGESDFFESRQAALRPVPGTVPRGYLREDEFLYKGIENGEIAKRFPFPITRAILERGRDRYNIYCSPCHARTGDGLGMIVQRGYKQPVSFHEERLRNAPPGYFFDVFISGFEAAKANYEKSPQTKPPKEDVVHPVLSKQLKAEDKWAIIAYIRALQLSQHVPVMKLSPEEREKLEKGTQQEVTSGTH from the coding sequence GTGAAACGAATCTATGTATATTGTCTGAATGTTTCGCTCGGCTTCTTGGTGATTTCTCTGGGAGCGTGCCAAAGAAACGATATGTGGGAACAGCCAAAGATCAAGACTTTGGGCGAAAGCGATTTCTTTGAGAGTCGTCAAGCAGCGTTGCGACCCGTTCCCGGCACCGTGCCGCGAGGATACTTGAGGGAAGACGAATTTTTATATAAAGGAATAGAAAACGGAGAGATTGCGAAACGATTTCCCTTCCCCATTACACGGGCAATTTTAGAAAGGGGTAGAGATCGTTATAATATTTATTGTTCACCATGTCATGCGCGCACAGGCGATGGCTTGGGAATGATTGTTCAGCGCGGCTACAAACAGCCTGTATCGTTCCATGAAGAGCGTTTGCGAAACGCCCCCCCTGGTTATTTCTTCGATGTGTTTATTAGCGGTTTCGAAGCGGCGAAAGCGAATTACGAGAAGAGCCCGCAGACGAAACCCCCGAAGGAGGACGTAGTGCATCCCGTTCTTTCAAAGCAACTAAAGGCAGAAGACAAATGGGCAATCATCGCCTATATCCGAGCTCTGCAACTCAGCCAGCACGTTCCCGTAATGAAACTCTCCCCGGAAGAGCGCGAAAAACTCGAAAAGGGAACGCAACAGGAGGTAACGAGTGGAACCCACTGA
- a CDS encoding SCO family protein, whose amino-acid sequence MSGIRILIWLSATLAVICAAGLYSVNTLIHQKKIIKEETLSNLVPSFTLTAHTGEKISNESLRGYVWIAGFFFTKCQGICPLLEENMKTIQEAFRNQGKVKILLFSVDPKNDTRERLAQFAKKIGALDGKWYFIFGKQGEVTELSRKGFLLGATEVPGEILHSDRFVLVDERGFIRGYYKGTEEAEIQKLIEDTKNLLRGEKP is encoded by the coding sequence ATGAGCGGGATAAGAATTTTGATTTGGTTGAGCGCGACTCTTGCAGTGATATGCGCAGCAGGGCTTTATTCCGTCAACACGCTGATTCATCAGAAAAAAATAATAAAAGAGGAGACTCTTTCAAACCTTGTGCCTTCATTTACGCTTACCGCGCATACCGGTGAAAAAATTTCGAATGAATCTTTGCGGGGATATGTTTGGATCGCGGGATTTTTCTTTACGAAATGCCAAGGCATTTGTCCTTTACTCGAAGAAAACATGAAAACGATTCAAGAAGCGTTTCGTAATCAAGGGAAAGTGAAAATTCTTTTATTTAGTGTCGACCCAAAAAACGATACTCGAGAGAGATTGGCGCAATTCGCCAAAAAGATTGGCGCGCTCGATGGGAAATGGTATTTCATTTTCGGTAAACAAGGAGAAGTCACGGAATTATCGAGAAAAGGTTTCCTCTTAGGGGCAACGGAGGTTCCTGGAGAAATTTTGCACAGTGACCGCTTCGTGCTGGTAGATGAACGAGGTTTCATTCGAGGATATTACAAAGGAACAGAAGAGGCGGAAATCCAAAAACTCATCGAAGATACGAAAAACTTACTGCGCGGCGAGAAGCCGTGA